In Sulfurimonas hongkongensis, a single genomic region encodes these proteins:
- a CDS encoding DUF2156 domain-containing protein has product MGSLTVNRKKLKKFTIDTRPIMEKYLSRVDAELSDYTFAANFIWLANSSGFYAVINKCFCLFVMTGGELTMLLPPLGKKKNITDAIIKCFEIMNENNSSHYYSRIDYVQGSMVEEFIQDADEAQSMFEMLESYIVEKKLVDYIYEVEALIGLRGNSYHTKRTEINKFVKSYPDYKIEELDSIKHKVEIMNLFNKWTSDRVRYMPKEEAEVYLEGIHQERSAVKQMLKHYAELSLLGIVIYINGELKGFTVGERIRLDTATVIIEKTDFEILGCAQFIFREFSKILKDHYKITYINVGDDMGFENLRKVKMSYRPSKLVAKYTIYQK; this is encoded by the coding sequence GTGGGAAGTTTAACTGTAAATAGAAAGAAATTAAAAAAGTTTACAATAGATACAAGACCTATTATGGAGAAGTATCTCTCAAGGGTAGACGCTGAGCTTAGCGACTATACTTTTGCCGCAAATTTTATCTGGCTTGCAAATAGCAGTGGATTTTATGCTGTTATAAACAAATGTTTTTGTCTTTTTGTTATGACTGGCGGAGAGCTTACAATGCTACTGCCTCCTTTGGGAAAAAAGAAAAACATCACAGATGCCATCATAAAGTGTTTTGAAATTATGAATGAAAACAACTCTTCGCACTACTACTCACGCATAGACTATGTCCAAGGCTCGATGGTAGAAGAGTTTATCCAAGATGCTGATGAAGCTCAGAGCATGTTTGAGATGTTGGAGTCTTATATAGTTGAGAAAAAATTAGTTGATTATATCTATGAAGTTGAAGCTCTTATAGGTCTTAGAGGAAACAGTTATCACACAAAAAGAACTGAAATAAACAAGTTTGTAAAGTCTTATCCTGACTATAAAATAGAAGAGTTAGACAGCATTAAACATAAAGTTGAGATTATGAATCTTTTTAATAAATGGACATCAGATAGAGTTAGATATATGCCAAAAGAAGAGGCAGAAGTTTACTTAGAGGGAATACATCAAGAGAGAAGTGCAGTTAAACAGATGCTAAAACACTACGCAGAGCTATCTTTGCTTGGGATAGTTATATATATAAATGGCGAGCTAAAAGGTTTTACAGTTGGAGAGCGTATAAGATTGGACACAGCTACTGTTATCATAGAAAAAACAGACTTTGAGATTTTAGGATGTGCACAGTTTATATTTAGAGAATTTTCTAAGATATTAAAAGATCATTATAAGATCACATATATAAATGTAGGCGATGATATGGGCTTTGAAAACCTTCGTAAGGTAAAGATGTCATATCGTCCTTCTAAGCTTGTTGCAAAATATACTATCTACCAAAAATGA
- a CDS encoding prephenate dehydrogenase, whose protein sequence is MNVAIVGLGLMGGSLALSLKKLDFVKRVVGSDHNKEHKKVALRLGLVSEIVEFEEVYNYDVIFLAIPVDGVILALEKLQNVPSDTTIIDLGSTKSKIVASTPESIRKNFIAAHPMTGTENYGPTAAIEGLYEDQVVVLCDLEDSGEIQREVSKKIFKALGMKKYFMRAVEHDRHAAFISHMPHAISYSLANTVMKQENKNNIIALAAGGFRSMSRLAKSSPNMWEDIFRQNKTNLLEAIELFEGELKMLKSSIEKEEWSEVNKTMQDGYKLHDILK, encoded by the coding sequence ATGAATGTAGCAATAGTGGGACTTGGACTCATGGGTGGTTCTTTAGCTTTGAGTCTGAAAAAATTGGATTTTGTAAAGAGAGTTGTTGGAAGTGATCACAACAAAGAGCACAAAAAAGTAGCACTTCGGCTTGGGCTCGTTAGTGAGATAGTAGAGTTTGAAGAGGTTTATAACTATGATGTCATCTTTCTAGCTATCCCTGTTGATGGGGTTATCTTAGCTTTAGAGAAACTACAAAATGTGCCATCAGACACTACTATTATAGACCTTGGAAGTACTAAGTCAAAGATAGTTGCATCTACTCCAGAGTCCATTAGAAAAAACTTTATAGCAGCACATCCAATGACTGGAACAGAAAACTACGGTCCAACGGCAGCCATAGAAGGACTTTATGAAGACCAAGTTGTAGTCTTGTGTGATTTAGAAGATAGTGGTGAAATCCAAAGAGAAGTTAGTAAAAAAATCTTCAAAGCACTAGGCATGAAAAAGTACTTTATGAGAGCTGTTGAGCATGACCGTCACGCTGCTTTTATCTCTCATATGCCTCACGCTATCTCCTACTCTTTAGCAAATACAGTTATGAAACAAGAGAATAAAAACAATATCATAGCCCTAGCAGCTGGTGGTTTCCGCTCGATGAGTCGCCTTGCAAAAAGTTCGCCAAATATGTGGGAAGATATCTTTAGACAAAACAAAACAAATCTTCTTGAAGCAATAGAACTCTTTGAAGGTGAACTTAAGATGCTAAAGAGTTCCATTGAAAAAGAGGAGTGGAGCGAGGTAAACAAAACCATGCAGGATGGTTATAAGCTCCATGATATTTTAAAATAA
- a CDS encoding YfhL family 4Fe-4S dicluster ferredoxin, which yields MALLINDECIACDACREECPTMAIEEGDPIYFIDPDRCIECVGIYDEPACISVCPVDCIVLDKDNVESIAELQFKYKNLQDEE from the coding sequence ATGGCTCTACTAATAAATGATGAGTGTATTGCATGTGATGCATGTCGTGAAGAGTGTCCGACGATGGCTATAGAAGAGGGTGATCCTATCTACTTTATAGATCCAGATAGATGTATCGAGTGTGTTGGTATATATGATGAACCTGCTTGTATCTCTGTGTGCCCTGTTGATTGTATAGTCTTGGATAAAGACAATGTAGAATCAATTGCAGAGTTACAATTTAAATACAAAAATCTACAAGACGAAGAGTAA
- the rimI gene encoding ribosomal protein S18-alanine N-acetyltransferase, which produces MKLREAKTSDVNALYGLERELFCSKNYPLSKGSLYYHAKNSLVLLSEVEGTLAGYILILTKRKDAKLYSLGVKDSFRGRGISKALLQQASKNLKDLGFQKFILEVRVDNIVAFSLYEKNGFKVAKKLKAFYKDGCDAYLMELNYGSEKL; this is translated from the coding sequence ATGAAACTAAGAGAAGCTAAAACATCTGATGTTAATGCTTTGTACGGCTTAGAGAGAGAACTCTTTTGCTCTAAAAACTACCCTCTCTCAAAAGGTTCCCTTTACTACCACGCTAAAAACTCTCTTGTACTCTTATCGGAAGTAGAAGGTACTCTTGCTGGGTATATTTTAATCCTTACAAAAAGAAAAGATGCAAAACTATACTCCCTTGGAGTAAAAGACTCTTTTAGAGGAAGAGGCATCTCAAAAGCTCTGCTACAGCAAGCTTCAAAAAATCTTAAGGATTTAGGATTTCAAAAGTTTATCTTAGAAGTAAGAGTAGATAATATCGTTGCATTTTCTCTGTATGAAAAAAATGGTTTTAAAGTTGCAAAAAAATTAAAAGCTTTTTATAAAGATGGCTGTGATGCTTATCTTATGGAGTTAAACTATGGCAGTGAAAAATTATAA
- a CDS encoding type II toxin-antitoxin system RelE family toxin, which translates to MYVLEFFNSAKKDLKSIDKQNQAFILDSLEAFAQSFSSTNEKSLMRSAKIKKLKGQKETLYRLKLRTYRVIYKKYEDRLVILVLHVTTREGTYK; encoded by the coding sequence TTGTATGTTCTTGAGTTTTTTAATTCTGCTAAAAAAGATTTAAAATCAATAGATAAACAAAATCAAGCTTTCATACTTGATTCTCTTGAAGCGTTTGCACAAAGTTTTTCTTCTACTAATGAAAAATCACTTATGCGCTCTGCTAAAATTAAAAAGCTTAAAGGACAAAAAGAGACACTTTACCGCTTAAAACTCCGAACATATAGAGTTATATATAAAAAGTATGAAGACAGGCTTGTGATTTTAGTCTTACATGTAACTACTCGTGAGGGTACTTATAAGTAG
- the pyrF gene encoding orotidine-5'-phosphate decarboxylase, whose translation MQLCVALDLPTKEENLELVKKIKKYDVWLKVGLRSYIRDGENFLVQIKKINPDFKIFLDLKLYDIPNTMADAAESIVGLGVDMFNIHASAGKRAMSEVMKRLSKYETRPIVLAVTALTSFSEDEFLEVYEKDIAFKADQFAKDAMSSGLDGVVCSAFESTSIKSATTKEFMTLTPGIRPFGEDAGDQQRVANVAYAKNAMVDFIVVGRPIYQASNPSEVVERIIKGL comes from the coding sequence ATGCAGTTATGTGTAGCACTTGATTTGCCCACAAAAGAAGAGAACTTAGAGCTGGTTAAAAAGATAAAGAAGTATGATGTTTGGCTAAAAGTCGGGCTTCGTAGTTATATAAGGGATGGAGAGAATTTTTTAGTCCAAATCAAAAAGATAAATCCTGACTTTAAAATATTTTTGGATTTAAAACTCTATGACATACCAAATACAATGGCAGACGCAGCAGAGTCCATCGTGGGCTTGGGTGTTGATATGTTTAATATTCATGCATCGGCTGGTAAAAGAGCTATGAGTGAGGTTATGAAGAGACTTAGCAAGTATGAGACTAGACCAATAGTCTTAGCTGTAACAGCTCTTACCTCTTTTAGCGAAGATGAGTTTTTAGAGGTTTATGAAAAGGATATTGCATTTAAAGCTGACCAGTTTGCAAAAGATGCAATGAGCAGTGGACTTGATGGAGTAGTGTGCTCAGCCTTTGAGAGTACTTCTATTAAGAGTGCTACAACTAAAGAGTTTATGACTCTAACTCCAGGTATTCGTCCTTTTGGAGAGGATGCAGGTGATCAACAAAGAGTAGCAAACGTTGCATATGCAAAAAATGCTATGGTTGACTTCATAGTAGTTGGTCGTCCAATTTATCAAGCTTCAAATCCATCAGAAGTTGTTGAGAGAATAATAAAAGGGCTTTAA
- a CDS encoding Ppx/GppA phosphatase family protein — translation MPKRVAVIDIGSNSVRLVVYERTSRFAFHLLNESKSKVRLSENAYQNSGNLSEIAMSRTIDVLRDFLSIISSYKARKTLCIATSALRDAPNKKEFLQRAKKELKLNIKIIDGQKEAYLGAIACANLLPAQQESLTIDIGGGSTEFALINNKDISNTISLNLGTIRIKELFCDDRKKDEAIEYIDEKLSVLDGLNASALVGIGGTFRALSSAILTRKKHPLNKLHAFSYSAKELYDYLSQVMDATKNELKKLGIKADRFDIIRPGALILQRVLKKLSIKDIVTSGVGVREGAFLADLLRNSKDRFPEHYSISTRYILDSHISEKAIASQLSFLVKKIFDLTHKHLAIDKSYRRDLSIAAKLYPCGNSIHFYSKNKHSYYILQSALEYGFTHKQITLISTLCKYAKKKLPSSSHIQKYKELLPEKNTLDALSFILSLSVSLVAHRPRNLKYNFVFEDGILNINADETLHLSRESFNKLDTIENLKVIF, via the coding sequence ATGCCAAAGCGAGTAGCAGTTATAGACATTGGTTCTAACTCAGTTAGATTAGTTGTTTATGAAAGAACTTCTCGCTTTGCTTTTCATCTACTCAATGAGTCTAAAAGCAAAGTTAGACTCTCTGAAAATGCCTATCAAAACAGTGGCAATCTCTCCGAAATTGCCATGAGTAGAACCATAGATGTGCTAAGAGATTTTTTAAGCATCATATCTTCATATAAAGCTAGAAAAACTCTCTGCATAGCTACTTCAGCTCTAAGAGATGCTCCAAATAAAAAAGAGTTTTTGCAAAGAGCTAAAAAAGAGTTAAAACTAAATATAAAAATTATAGATGGCCAAAAAGAGGCTTATCTTGGGGCAATTGCCTGTGCAAACCTTCTTCCAGCTCAACAAGAGTCTCTTACTATTGATATTGGTGGTGGCTCGACAGAATTTGCACTGATAAATAATAAAGATATCTCAAATACAATCTCATTAAATCTTGGAACTATCAGAATAAAAGAGCTCTTCTGCGATGATAGAAAAAAAGATGAAGCTATAGAGTATATAGATGAAAAACTAAGTGTTTTAGATGGTCTGAATGCTTCTGCTTTAGTTGGTATTGGCGGTACCTTCAGAGCACTCTCTAGTGCAATTTTAACAAGAAAAAAACATCCTCTAAACAAACTACATGCTTTTAGTTATAGTGCAAAGGAGCTTTATGATTATCTCTCACAAGTTATGGATGCAACAAAAAATGAGCTTAAAAAGCTAGGTATCAAAGCAGATAGATTTGATATTATAAGGCCAGGTGCTTTAATACTTCAAAGAGTTTTAAAAAAACTCTCTATAAAAGATATTGTAACAAGTGGAGTCGGGGTAAGAGAAGGCGCATTTCTTGCAGATTTACTTAGAAACTCTAAGGATAGATTTCCCGAGCATTACAGTATCTCAACTAGATATATCTTAGACTCACACATAAGCGAGAAAGCTATAGCAAGCCAGTTAAGCTTCCTTGTAAAGAAAATTTTTGATCTTACTCACAAACATCTTGCTATAGATAAAAGTTATAGAAGAGATTTAAGCATAGCTGCAAAACTTTATCCTTGTGGTAATTCTATTCATTTCTACTCTAAAAATAAACATAGCTACTACATACTCCAAAGTGCGTTAGAATATGGTTTTACTCATAAACAGATAACTCTAATTTCTACACTTTGCAAATACGCTAAAAAGAAACTTCCATCTTCTTCTCATATACAAAAATATAAAGAACTTCTACCAGAAAAAAACACTCTAGATGCTCTTAGCTTTATACTCTCTTTAAGCGTTTCACTTGTAGCTCATAGACCTAGAAATTTAAAATATAATTTTGTTTTTGAAGATGGGATATTAAATATTAATGCAGATGAAACTCTCCATCTAAGTAGAGAGTCTTTTAATAAACTAGACACCATAGAGAATTTAAAAGTTATTTTTTAA
- the bamA gene encoding outer membrane protein assembly factor BamA: protein MRIFLALLLTLLTINLSAMTIKSIDYVGMVHISKPVALRMLEFSVGDDVDIETIDESIKKYFKQGYFDDVWAEFDDGKLTFHFKEKAIISKIELKGWKESDKDILETVVQIKKGSLYDKKKLQAAKKRIQEAIAQSGKIDSVVEVEEEILDNGSIKVTFIVNEGEEIVIQKIDYSGVLGLDSDLFNDVIANKEKQFMGWFWGRNDGEMKLLDLSYDPLRIRDLYMQYGYLDAKVDEPFTRVNFDHYTAEMSYQIEEGEVYTISGISINQLKQVIDEDKIKEIVSLEVGEPFNIKTFREDAEKVKTLIADLSYAFVQVVPDLKKNKDDNTVEVVFKITPGDKVKIRNVVISGNNRTLDRIIRRELYLGPGDMYSLTDLKDSRNSLGRLGFFDGNTIEEKRVDNSTMDLVVKVKEAPTGNIQLGGGYGSYGGLLVTVAVNDRNIWGSGIDMGVQVEKSETSQNYSFNISNSRLNDSDFSGNFSIFKSFYEYNDYSVDSQGLSFGVGHRFTRYISGYLGYSFSDNSYSDVTIDPEELDPRYFESYSKSSVIVNVKFDNTDDYYLPREGYTMSQSFENAGVGGDADFLKSRTNFAKFTGLEEYIGFDAIFRYKARFYYAEDTGYLPIADKFYMGGMGSVRGYESYSISPTEDRTDGSVARVGAKQTFSNNVEVSFPLVPKAKMRLVTYVDWGFIGDSSLSEYSRGGYGLGLEWFSPVGPIQLMFSQPLAEEEGDKTTAFEFSMGQRF from the coding sequence ATGAGAATATTTTTAGCACTACTGCTAACCCTACTTACTATTAATCTATCTGCTATGACTATAAAGTCTATTGATTATGTTGGAATGGTACACATTTCAAAACCTGTTGCTCTTAGAATGCTTGAGTTTAGTGTTGGAGATGATGTCGATATAGAGACTATAGATGAGTCTATAAAAAAGTACTTTAAGCAAGGCTATTTTGATGATGTTTGGGCTGAGTTTGATGATGGCAAGCTTACCTTTCACTTTAAAGAAAAAGCTATCATCTCAAAAATTGAGTTAAAAGGTTGGAAAGAGAGCGATAAAGATATTTTAGAGACAGTAGTTCAGATTAAAAAAGGCTCACTCTATGATAAAAAGAAACTCCAAGCTGCAAAAAAAAGAATTCAAGAAGCCATAGCACAAAGTGGAAAGATAGATAGTGTTGTCGAGGTAGAAGAAGAGATACTTGACAATGGAAGCATAAAAGTAACTTTTATAGTAAATGAAGGTGAAGAAATAGTTATTCAAAAAATAGACTATAGTGGTGTTTTAGGGCTTGATAGTGATCTTTTCAATGACGTTATAGCGAACAAAGAGAAGCAGTTTATGGGTTGGTTTTGGGGTAGAAATGATGGGGAGATGAAACTTCTAGATCTTTCATATGACCCGCTTAGAATCCGTGACTTGTATATGCAATATGGGTATTTAGATGCAAAGGTTGATGAGCCATTTACTAGAGTAAACTTTGACCACTATACAGCTGAGATGAGCTATCAGATAGAAGAGGGCGAAGTTTATACTATTAGTGGCATCTCTATAAATCAACTTAAGCAAGTTATAGATGAAGATAAGATTAAAGAGATTGTAAGCTTAGAAGTAGGTGAGCCTTTTAATATCAAGACCTTTCGTGAAGATGCAGAGAAGGTAAAGACTCTTATTGCAGACCTAAGTTACGCTTTTGTTCAAGTTGTTCCTGACTTAAAAAAGAACAAGGATGACAATACAGTTGAAGTCGTCTTTAAAATCACACCCGGCGATAAAGTAAAGATAAGAAATGTAGTTATCTCAGGGAACAATAGAACACTAGATAGAATCATCAGAAGAGAGTTATACCTCGGACCTGGTGATATGTACTCATTAACTGATTTAAAAGATTCAAGAAATTCACTAGGAAGACTAGGTTTTTTTGATGGAAATACTATAGAAGAAAAAAGAGTAGATAACTCTACTATGGATCTTGTTGTTAAGGTAAAAGAGGCTCCAACTGGGAACATCCAACTCGGTGGTGGATATGGAAGTTATGGTGGACTTTTAGTTACTGTGGCAGTAAACGATAGAAATATTTGGGGTTCTGGTATAGACATGGGAGTACAAGTTGAGAAGTCTGAGACTTCACAAAACTACTCCTTTAATATCTCTAATTCAAGATTAAATGATAGTGACTTTAGTGGTAACTTCTCTATATTTAAATCATTTTATGAGTATAATGATTATAGTGTTGATTCTCAAGGTTTAAGCTTTGGAGTAGGGCATAGATTTACTAGATATATTAGCGGATACTTAGGCTATAGTTTCTCTGATAATAGTTATAGTGATGTAACTATTGACCCCGAAGAATTAGACCCAAGATACTTTGAAAGCTATTCTAAAAGTTCAGTTATTGTAAATGTTAAGTTTGACAATACAGATGATTATTATCTTCCTAGAGAGGGATATACTATGAGTCAAAGTTTTGAAAATGCAGGGGTTGGTGGTGATGCAGACTTCCTTAAAAGTAGAACGAATTTTGCCAAATTTACTGGACTAGAAGAGTATATAGGCTTTGATGCTATCTTTAGATATAAGGCTAGATTTTATTATGCAGAGGATACTGGCTATTTACCAATCGCAGATAAATTTTATATGGGTGGTATGGGAAGTGTTAGAGGATATGAGTCTTATTCAATTTCCCCAACTGAAGACAGAACTGATGGCAGCGTAGCTAGAGTAGGTGCAAAGCAGACCTTTTCTAACAATGTAGAGGTGAGTTTTCCACTAGTCCCAAAAGCAAAAATGAGGCTTGTTACTTACGTAGACTGGGGTTTTATAGGTGATAGCTCCTTAAGTGAGTATTCTAGAGGTGGCTATGGTCTAGGACTTGAGTGGTTTTCGCCAGTTGGTCCTATTCAGCTTATGTTTTCACAACCTTTGGCAGAAGAAGAAGGAGACAAAACTACCGCATTTGAATTTAGCATGGGGCAGAGATTTTAG
- a CDS encoding sensor histidine kinase, producing MFLKRSIRINFLIQLIFASMSLIFIFSSFLYLYIENSIYDEKREELQQYAKNIANNQSLFNADSETTDALLGIEVEVIHIKRVNQDIDLYESTKNKQTYLTLIYPFNFEELSYLKITKKVTSTKMLLNKILRYIFIINIVGFILVIIYAIALSKMLISPIRTISLRLSNMNEHLMRPIKVEELPQEFEQLGSTINHLISRIQNFVKYQKELFIGTAHELKTPLAVIKLKNQVTLIKKRTPEEYIEALKITNKTIDEMNIIVSDILNIGRQEGAQLEKPVEVDVISLLREKANDFNLLAKNEGKTLRMHFEPNAFMATLQTSLLNQIVQNFLQNALKFTPKNKAVTLRSSQSEFGLLIEVIDEGCGIDESVDLFAPFTRQGNKSGVGLGLFLAKSAADALGAKIRVKNRTDGIDGTISSLEINSKLSCLLPKS from the coding sequence ATGTTTTTAAAAAGAAGTATTCGTATAAACTTTCTCATCCAACTTATCTTTGCATCTATGTCACTTATATTTATATTTTCATCCTTTTTATATCTCTATATTGAGAACTCCATTTATGATGAAAAGCGTGAAGAGCTACAACAATATGCTAAAAATATAGCAAATAACCAATCCCTTTTTAATGCAGATTCAGAAACTACAGATGCACTACTTGGCATCGAAGTAGAAGTCATACATATAAAAAGAGTAAACCAAGATATAGATCTCTATGAAAGCACAAAAAACAAACAAACATACTTAACCTTAATCTATCCCTTTAACTTTGAAGAGTTAAGCTACCTCAAAATCACAAAAAAAGTAACTTCTACAAAAATGCTTCTTAATAAAATTTTGCGTTATATTTTTATCATAAATATAGTAGGTTTTATCCTTGTAATTATCTACGCTATCGCACTATCAAAGATGTTAATATCACCCATACGGACCATCAGTTTAAGACTCTCAAATATGAATGAACATCTTATGCGACCCATTAAAGTAGAGGAGCTACCACAAGAGTTTGAACAACTAGGAAGCACCATAAACCATCTAATATCTAGAATACAAAACTTTGTGAAGTATCAAAAAGAACTCTTTATCGGAACGGCTCATGAGTTAAAAACTCCTCTAGCAGTCATTAAGCTTAAAAACCAAGTTACTCTTATAAAAAAAAGAACTCCAGAGGAGTACATAGAAGCTTTAAAAATCACAAATAAAACCATAGATGAGATGAATATCATAGTCTCAGATATCTTAAACATTGGCCGTCAAGAAGGTGCACAGCTTGAGAAACCTGTAGAAGTTGATGTTATATCTCTTTTGCGTGAAAAAGCAAACGACTTTAATCTACTCGCCAAAAATGAAGGTAAAACTCTTCGTATGCACTTTGAACCAAATGCTTTTATGGCTACTCTGCAGACTTCACTTCTAAATCAAATAGTTCAAAATTTTTTACAAAATGCACTAAAATTTACTCCAAAAAACAAAGCTGTAACCCTTAGAAGTTCTCAAAGTGAATTTGGGCTACTCATAGAGGTTATAGATGAGGGTTGTGGTATAGATGAGAGCGTTGATCTTTTTGCTCCTTTTACAAGACAAGGAAATAAGTCTGGTGTAGGACTTGGTCTTTTTTTGGCAAAAAGTGCGGCTGACGCACTAGGCGCAAAGATACGCGTGAAAAACAGAACCGATGGAATAGATGGAACTATCTCATCACTAGAGATAAACTCAAAATTGTCATGCTTACTTCCTAAAAGCTAG
- the cysQ gene encoding 3'(2'),5'-bisphosphate nucleotidase CysQ translates to MFDKVSLKDIKTIAKVAGDEIMKIYERDFEIEYKEDNSPLTEADIKSNEIICNSLFSLYPEIPILSEENSIVEYKVRKKWNYYWCIDPIDGTKEFIKKNGEFTVNIALIRKDTPVLGVVYAPALDLMYAAKKDEGAYLNDKRLPLYTNENKKEKLFVVASKSHLSSKTQKFIDALDTKEVEQVSKGSSLKLCMVADGSADIYPRLAPTMEWDTAAADAIVREAGKMSYDFKTNKPMVYNKQDLLNPWFVIK, encoded by the coding sequence ATGTTTGATAAGGTAAGTTTAAAAGATATAAAAACTATAGCAAAAGTTGCAGGCGATGAAATTATGAAAATCTATGAAAGAGATTTTGAAATTGAGTATAAAGAAGATAACTCGCCACTCACAGAAGCTGACATTAAGTCAAATGAGATTATCTGTAACTCACTTTTTAGTCTATATCCAGAGATTCCAATCCTCTCTGAAGAAAATAGCATCGTAGAGTATAAAGTTAGAAAAAAGTGGAACTATTACTGGTGTATTGACCCTATAGATGGAACAAAAGAGTTTATTAAAAAAAATGGAGAGTTTACTGTAAATATAGCTTTGATACGTAAAGATACTCCAGTCTTAGGTGTTGTTTATGCTCCAGCACTAGATTTGATGTATGCGGCTAAAAAGGATGAGGGTGCTTACTTAAATGATAAAAGGCTACCTTTATATACAAATGAGAATAAAAAAGAAAAACTTTTTGTTGTGGCATCAAAATCACACCTCTCATCTAAAACTCAAAAATTTATAGACGCTCTTGATACAAAAGAGGTAGAACAAGTCTCAAAAGGGAGTTCACTAAAACTTTGTATGGTTGCAGATGGAAGTGCTGATATCTATCCAAGACTTGCTCCAACTATGGAGTGGGATACGGCAGCAGCTGATGCAATAGTAAGGGAAGCTGGAAAGATGAGTTATGATTTTAAGACGAATAAGCCTATGGTGTACAACAAGCAAGACCTTTTAAATCCTTGGTTTGTTATAAAGTAG
- the hsrA gene encoding homeostatic response regulator transcription factor HsrA: protein MRILIIEDEVTLNKMLAEGLKEFGYQSDVVETLKDGEYYLDIRNYDLVLMDWMLPDGNSVDIIGDIKTNTPKTIVVVLSARDDNESEIEALRNGADDYIRKPFDFDVLIARIEARLRFGGSNIIEIEDLIINPEEEKITYKEQEIELKGKPFEVLTHLARHRDQIVSKEQLLDAIWEEPELVTPNVIEVAINQIRQKMDKPLGITTIETVRRRGYRFCFPKEVH from the coding sequence ATGCGAATTCTGATTATAGAAGATGAAGTTACATTAAACAAGATGCTAGCTGAGGGATTAAAAGAGTTTGGTTACCAAAGCGATGTAGTAGAGACTCTTAAAGATGGAGAGTACTATCTTGATATTCGTAATTATGATTTAGTTTTAATGGACTGGATGCTACCAGATGGTAACTCTGTTGATATTATCGGCGATATAAAAACAAACACTCCAAAGACTATTGTAGTAGTTTTATCTGCAAGAGATGATAATGAAAGCGAGATAGAAGCTCTAAGAAATGGGGCTGATGACTATATCAGAAAACCTTTTGATTTTGATGTTTTAATTGCTCGCATAGAGGCTCGCCTTCGTTTTGGCGGAAGCAATATTATAGAGATTGAAGATTTAATAATAAATCCTGAAGAAGAAAAAATAACTTACAAAGAACAAGAGATAGAGCTAAAAGGCAAACCTTTTGAAGTTTTAACTCATCTTGCTCGCCATCGCGATCAAATAGTTTCAAAAGAACAGCTCCTTGATGCAATCTGGGAAGAACCTGAACTTGTTACTCCAAATGTTATTGAAGTTGCGATAAACCAAATTAGACAAAAGATGGATAAACCTCTAGGTATAACTACTATTGAGACCGTTCGTCGTCGTGGCTATCGTTTTTGTTTTCCTAAAGAGGTACATTAA